The Methylococcus sp. Mc7 genomic sequence AAACCTGGGTGGATTCGATTTCGAAATTGATGTAGCCGCGATCGAGATAGTAGGAGCGCAGCCGCTCCAGGTCGGCCGACAGCTTCTGCTTGGAATACTGGTCGTCCTTGGTATAGAAAGACAGGAGATTGGACGTGCTCAGCTCGAAATCCTGGGTCAGCTCTTCGTCGCTGAAGGCGTTATTGCCGATGATATTGATCTGTTTTATGCGGGCGACGCGGCCCTCGGCGATATTGATATTGACCGCCACGCGGTTCCGGGGAAGCTCGGTCACCTGGGAATCGATTTTCAGACTGTATTTGCCCCGGCTGTAATACTGACGCCGCAGTTCCTGTTCGACCTTGTCGAGAATCTGCCGGTCGAACACCTTGCCCTCCGCCAGACCGATTCCCTTGAGCGCCTTCAGCAGATCCTCGCTCCCGATGTCGTGGTTGCCGTCGATCTTCACGCTGGAAATGGAAGGACGCTCTTCGACGTAGATGATCAACCTGCCGTCATCCTCGTCCAGCCGGACATCCTTGAAAAAACCCGTCTTGAACAGCGCCTTGATCACCTCCGCCGACTGCTTTTCGTCGAGGGTGTCGCCTTCCCGAACCGGGAGGTAGTTGAACACCGTGCCCTCGGAAATCCGCTGCAGCCCTTCGATCTGGATATCCCGGATGACGAACGGCTCGAAGGCGAGCAGCAGGGATGGCCAGGTCAGGATCAGCAGCCATGCGCACAGGATGCGCACGGATTTCGCCGCGCCGGAAAATGCAGCAAAACTATCGTTCAAGGGCTTGGCCGGAAACGGTGGGATACGGCATGCGGAACTTCGGAGCCGGTCGGTCATTCGCTTCGCAGATCTTCCTCGAGCTGTTCGAGGCTGATATGCCGAATTATCTTCCCCTTGGCGTAGTAGATGACGTATTCGCCGATGTTGCAGGCACGGTCGCCGACGCGCTCGAGCGCCCGCGCGGACCACATGATGTTGAGGGACACGGGAATGGTGCGGGGATCTTCCATCATGTAGGTAATCTGCTGGCGCAGGATGGTCTCGTACTCGCGGTCCGCGAGACGGTCGTCCTGCACCACGCGGAGGGCGGCGTCCACGTCGATGCGCGCAAAGGAGTCCAGGGCGCCGCGCAGAAGGTTGCGCACGTACCTGGCCAATTCCTCGATCTCCGAAAGCTGGTTCCTGCGGGGAAAATGGCCAACCATGTCCAGGGTATGGCGCGCGATCCGTTTCGCCTCGTCGCCGATCCGCTCCAGATCGGTGATGGTCTTGATGACGACCACGACGAGCCTCAGGTCCCGAGCGGTCGGCTGGCGCCGGGCCAGGATCTGGGTGCATTCGTCGTCGATGGAGACTTCCATCGTATTGACTTTATAATCGTCCGCGATGACGCGTTCGGCAAGTTCGGCGTTGCCTTCCAGCAGCGACTTCACCGCCGAAGCCACCTGCTCCTCCACCAGTCCCCCCAAGGTCAGAACCCGGCTGCGAATATCCAGCAACTCGTGGTCGAACTGCTTGGACGTATGCTGATGCTGGTGCTCGGGGTCGAGGAAGGACGGCATGGCTTGGCTGGCGGCTGTCTCGGATGGCGAAGCTGCGGACGAATGGGCAACGATTCTACCAACTCGGCTGGCACGGTAAAAGACGACGAGGCGTGGAGTGTTTCCCAATCTTCCGGAAATTCACGGCTATCCTATAGAATCCAGCCCATCCAATAAAACCCATGCCCCATTCCCACCTTCAACCCGGCATCGCCCGTCCACAATATCTGCAAAACCTGGAGACTTCGGAAAATATGACGTTTTCATTAAAGCGGCGCCGCCTGGGCCGCTCCTGGCGGAATATATGAAAATACTGGTCACCGGCACCGCCGGCTTCATCGGATCGCACCTGGCCCACAAGCTGCTGGACCGGGACGATGAAATCATCGGCATCGACAACGTCAACGATTACTACGACGTCGGCCTCAAAGAAGCGCGCCTCGCCCGGCTTCGCGCCCGCCCCGGCTTCACCGAGGTACGGATCGCCTTGGAGGAGCGCGAGAAACTGTTCGCCGCGTTCGCCCGGCACCGTCCCGAGCGGGTGGTGAACCTGGCGGCCCAGGCCGGCGTGCGGTATTCGCTGGAAAACCCGCACGCCTACGTCGACGCCAATCTGGTCGGCTTCTGCAACGTCCTGGAAGCCTGCCGCCACCATGAGGTGGAGCACCTGGTCTACGCCTCGTCCAGTTCGGTTTACGGCGCGAACACCGCGATGCCGTTCTCCGTGCACCACAACGTCGACCATCCAGTCAGCCTCTACGCCGCGACCAAGAAAGCCAACGAACTGATGGCCCATACCTACAGCCATTTGTTCGGGCTTCCCACCACCGGCTTGCGGTTCTTCACGGTCTACGGCCCATGGGGGCGGCCGGACATGGCGCTGTTCAAGTTCACCCGCAGCATCCTGGCGGGGCAGCCGATCGACGTCTACAACTACGGCCACCACCGGCGGGATTTCACCTATATCGACGACATCGTGGAAGGCGTGGTGCAGACCTTGGACAAAGTCGCCGCGCCCGACCCGGAGTGGTGCGGCGACCGGCCCGACCCCGGCACCAGCCGGGCACCCTACCGGCTCTACAACATCGGCAACAACGAACCGGTCGAGCTGCTGCGCTTCATCGAGGTGCTCGAGCAATGCCTGGGACGCAAGGCCGAAATGAACCTGCTGCCGATGCAGGACGGCGACGTGCCCGATACCTATGCCGACGTCGACGACCTGATGCGCGATACCGGCTACCGGCCGGGAACCCCGATCGAGACCGGGATCGCGCGCTTCGTCGAGTGGTACCGGGATTATTACGGCGTCCGCTGAACCCGATGGATACGCCGGTTCTGGGTTTCGCCGCCTCCAGCGGTACCGGGAAAACCACTTTGCTGAAAATCCTGATTCCGCTGCTGAAGCGGGCTGGCCTGAAGGTCGCTGCGATCAAACACAGCCACCACAGCTTCGACGTGGACCACCCCGGCAAGGACAGTTTCGAACTGCGCGCCGCCGGCGCCACGCCGGTGATGGTCACCTCGTCGAAGCGCCGGGCCGTCATTACAGAACGCGAGACTCCGCGGGAACCCAGCCTCGCCGAGGAGCTCGCGCATCTCGATGGCTCCGGGCTGGACCTCATCCTGGTGGAGGGGTTCAAACACGAACGCTACCCCAAGATCGAGCTGCATCGTCCGGCCTTGGGCAAACCGCTGCTGTTTCCGGAAGACGACTCCATCATCGCCCTCGCGACGGACGGTCTGGAGACCCGCGACCCCCTTCCCATTCCGCGGCTCGATCTCAACGATCCCCGCCAGATCGCCGATTTCATCCTGGACTGGCTGCCCACGCGCAGCGGTTCGAATCAACCCCTGAGACCCTGTATCCCATGAAACGCAAAGGCATACTCGTCACCGGCGGCGCCGGCTACATCGGCAGCCATGTCGTCAAAACCCTGGGCGAGGCGGGCGAACGCCTGGTCGTGCTGGACAACCTGTCGACCGGCTTCCGCGATGCCGTCCTGTACGGCGACTTCGTCGAGGGCGACACCGGCGACGGCGCCCTGCTGGACGGGCTCCTGCGGGACTACGAAGTCGAGGCGGTCATGCACTTCGCCGCCCACACCATCGTGCCCGAATCGGTCGAAAACCCGCTGAAGTATTACGGCAACAACACCTGCAAGACCCGCACCCTGTTGGAAGCCTGTCAGAGGGCCGGGGTCAGCCATTTCATCTTCTCCTCGACCGCCGCCGTGTACGGCATCCCGGAGGGCGAATACGCGCTGGAAACCTCGCCGCTCGCGCCGATCAATCCTTACGGCAGCTCGAAGCTGATGAGCGAGATGATGCTGCGTGACCTGTCGGCCGCCAGCCCCTTGCGCCACGTGGTGCTGCGCTATTTCAACGTCGCGGGCTCCGATCCGGAAGGGCGGATCGGCCAAAGCACCGCCAAAGCCACGCTGCTGATCAAGGTCGCGGCCGAAGTCGCCACCGGCAGGCGCGACCGCTTGTGCATCTTCGGCACCGATTATCCGACACCGGACGGCACCGGCATCCGCGACTACATCCACGTGTCGGACCTGGCCGAAGCCCATGTGGCCTCCCTCGCCTACCTGCGCGCCGGCGGCGAATCCAGGACGTTGAACTGCGGCTACGGCCACGGATACAGCGTGCGGGAGATCGTCGACACCATGAACCGCGTCAACGGCACACCCATCGCGGTAGAGGAGCAACCACGCCGGGCCGGAGACCCTCCGCGCCTGATCGCCGGCGTGGGGCGCATCCGCGAAACCCTGGGATGGACGCCGCGCTACGACGACATCGAACTGATCGTGCGGACCTCGCTCGACTGGGAGCGCAAGCTGGCCGCCCGGAGCGGCGCC encodes the following:
- the phoU gene encoding phosphate signaling complex protein PhoU, encoding MPSFLDPEHQHQHTSKQFDHELLDIRSRVLTLGGLVEEQVASAVKSLLEGNAELAERVIADDYKVNTMEVSIDDECTQILARRQPTARDLRLVVVVIKTITDLERIGDEAKRIARHTLDMVGHFPRRNQLSEIEELARYVRNLLRGALDSFARIDVDAALRVVQDDRLADREYETILRQQITYMMEDPRTIPVSLNIMWSARALERVGDRACNIGEYVIYYAKGKIIRHISLEQLEEDLRSE
- a CDS encoding NAD-dependent epimerase; translation: MKILVTGTAGFIGSHLAHKLLDRDDEIIGIDNVNDYYDVGLKEARLARLRARPGFTEVRIALEEREKLFAAFARHRPERVVNLAAQAGVRYSLENPHAYVDANLVGFCNVLEACRHHEVEHLVYASSSSVYGANTAMPFSVHHNVDHPVSLYAATKKANELMAHTYSHLFGLPTTGLRFFTVYGPWGRPDMALFKFTRSILAGQPIDVYNYGHHRRDFTYIDDIVEGVVQTLDKVAAPDPEWCGDRPDPGTSRAPYRLYNIGNNEPVELLRFIEVLEQCLGRKAEMNLLPMQDGDVPDTYADVDDLMRDTGYRPGTPIETGIARFVEWYRDYYGVR
- the mobB gene encoding molybdopterin-guanine dinucleotide biosynthesis protein B; this encodes MDTPVLGFAASSGTGKTTLLKILIPLLKRAGLKVAAIKHSHHSFDVDHPGKDSFELRAAGATPVMVTSSKRRAVITERETPREPSLAEELAHLDGSGLDLILVEGFKHERYPKIELHRPALGKPLLFPEDDSIIALATDGLETRDPLPIPRLDLNDPRQIADFILDWLPTRSGSNQPLRPCIP
- the galE gene encoding UDP-glucose 4-epimerase GalE, coding for MKRKGILVTGGAGYIGSHVVKTLGEAGERLVVLDNLSTGFRDAVLYGDFVEGDTGDGALLDGLLRDYEVEAVMHFAAHTIVPESVENPLKYYGNNTCKTRTLLEACQRAGVSHFIFSSTAAVYGIPEGEYALETSPLAPINPYGSSKLMSEMMLRDLSAASPLRHVVLRYFNVAGSDPEGRIGQSTAKATLLIKVAAEVATGRRDRLCIFGTDYPTPDGTGIRDYIHVSDLAEAHVASLAYLRAGGESRTLNCGYGHGYSVREIVDTMNRVNGTPIAVEEQPRRAGDPPRLIAGVGRIRETLGWTPRYDDIELIVRTSLDWERKLAARSGA